The proteins below come from a single Orcinus orca chromosome 6, mOrcOrc1.1, whole genome shotgun sequence genomic window:
- the DEFB136 gene encoding defensin beta 136: MRLCLSGLLFLFVISLPSGNGLFGNDGVEVRTCTALGGRCFFGCRIGWKWVAYCHNVLSCCLKLRKHPPPQANEP; encoded by the exons ATGAGGCTCTGTCTCTCTGGGTTACTCTTCCTCTTTGTGATCTCATTGCCTTCAG GGAACGGCTTGTTTGGAAATGATGGAGTGGAAGTTCGTACTTGCACTGCGCTTGGGGGCAGATGTTTCTTCGGCTGTAGAATAGGATGGAAATGGGTTGCCTACTGTCACAATGTATTGTCTTGTTGCCTAAAACTGAGGAAACATCCTCCGCCTCAGGCCAATGAACCATGA